Proteins encoded by one window of Teretinema zuelzerae:
- a CDS encoding ATP-binding cassette domain-containing protein, with protein MLLRVTDLSYSYPEAPSAAVQNASFSLDSGEYLAVLGSNGSGKSTLARCIAGLLKPSVGSAVFDAPAGKVPCALVFQSPADQLVGETAELDAAFGLENLGTDQSEMVRRVRGALSLFALDTVADLPVGELSCGLKQHAALAGAMVLDPALLLLDEPTSMLSPAARASLLSFLDRFHGEGGSIMHITHDLEEAARAERILILDDGRTVFDGPSSAFAAIPRSSLEAWGLASPAVPQAAVPEVPAPASPALSPALSAAPETAAAPSPLLSCAHLSLGPLSGISLDLYPGTVTAVTGESGSGKSLLLSVLAGLAEPAEGSRTLAPGCRAALAVQESEASLFAEFAADDVAFGPRNSGVSGKELVSRVRRAMDLCGLPFDRFAERHTFSLSGGERRKAALAGIVAMDSDIVLLDEPSSALDVRSRAQLFSLIGSLRAEGKAVAFTTNRREECAWADQTIALPDPPPRTADPAGSKSALCRTSPLTRYLLTLSQVFAAVFIQGPLFLAALLFLEFIPLRASRYPLKKLILGIARILPWLALIVALQFLLQPNVYHSAMFLLRFITLYIPLSVFMHLCSHTEIMYGMEDLLKPLSFLGVPARSASLLVAVVFRFVVILKDESDRIVLARKMRGGDRKKSGISGKIASVASLFVPLVLRTLVRADRLAQAIEARGFGTGKNSRYLLWKRDVRALILNVMAPVLAIILVWLSTFVRM; from the coding sequence ATGCTCCTTCGCGTAACCGATCTTTCCTATTCCTACCCTGAAGCCCCTTCCGCGGCGGTACAAAACGCCTCGTTCTCCCTCGATTCCGGCGAATATCTCGCGGTTCTGGGATCTAACGGTTCGGGCAAAAGCACCCTTGCCAGATGCATCGCGGGTTTGCTGAAGCCTTCGGTCGGCTCCGCGGTTTTCGACGCTCCCGCAGGAAAGGTTCCCTGCGCTCTCGTGTTTCAGTCGCCCGCCGACCAGCTTGTCGGAGAAACCGCCGAGCTCGACGCGGCGTTCGGCCTGGAGAACCTCGGAACGGATCAGTCCGAGATGGTTCGCCGGGTTCGGGGAGCGCTTTCGCTATTCGCTCTCGATACAGTCGCCGATCTTCCAGTGGGGGAGCTGTCCTGCGGCCTCAAGCAGCATGCGGCCCTTGCCGGCGCCATGGTTCTCGATCCGGCCCTCCTCCTTCTCGACGAACCGACTTCCATGCTGAGCCCCGCCGCCCGCGCCTCACTGCTATCCTTTCTCGACCGCTTCCACGGCGAAGGCGGTTCGATCATGCACATCACCCACGATCTTGAAGAAGCCGCCCGGGCGGAACGGATATTGATTTTGGATGACGGGCGGACAGTTTTCGACGGACCGTCAAGCGCTTTCGCGGCTATCCCCCGATCCTCGCTCGAAGCCTGGGGCCTTGCCTCTCCCGCCGTCCCTCAGGCGGCCGTCCCGGAGGTTCCTGCTCCCGCCTCTCCTGCTCTCTCCCCTGCGCTTTCTGCCGCGCCGGAAACCGCCGCCGCTCCGTCACCGCTTCTTTCCTGCGCGCATCTGTCTCTCGGTCCCCTGTCCGGCATCTCGCTCGACCTCTATCCCGGGACGGTCACCGCCGTTACCGGCGAATCGGGGTCAGGCAAATCCCTGCTCCTGTCCGTGCTTGCCGGCCTTGCCGAACCCGCGGAGGGCTCGAGAACACTCGCTCCCGGATGCCGGGCGGCGCTGGCGGTTCAGGAAAGCGAGGCGAGCCTCTTCGCAGAATTCGCCGCGGACGACGTCGCCTTCGGTCCGCGCAACTCGGGCGTCTCGGGGAAGGAACTCGTTTCCCGGGTGCGCCGCGCGATGGACCTCTGCGGCCTCCCCTTCGACCGCTTCGCCGAGCGCCACACCTTTTCGCTCTCCGGGGGAGAGCGAAGAAAGGCGGCGCTTGCCGGCATCGTCGCGATGGACAGCGATATCGTGCTTCTGGACGAGCCGTCCTCGGCCCTGGACGTGCGGAGCCGCGCCCAGCTTTTTTCCCTGATCGGGTCGCTACGCGCCGAGGGAAAGGCGGTCGCGTTCACCACGAACAGGAGAGAGGAATGCGCCTGGGCGGACCAGACGATCGCACTTCCCGATCCTCCGCCTCGCACCGCGGACCCGGCCGGCTCCAAGAGCGCGCTTTGCCGGACAAGCCCCCTGACCCGCTACCTGCTTACCCTGTCCCAGGTGTTCGCGGCCGTATTCATCCAGGGACCGCTTTTTTTAGCCGCTCTGCTTTTTCTTGAGTTTATCCCGCTGAGAGCCTCCCGATATCCGCTGAAAAAGCTGATTCTCGGCATCGCGCGGATTCTTCCCTGGCTCGCCCTGATCGTCGCCCTGCAGTTTTTGCTTCAGCCGAATGTCTATCATTCGGCGATGTTTTTGCTCCGCTTCATCACCCTGTACATTCCATTGAGCGTGTTCATGCATCTATGCTCGCATACGGAGATCATGTACGGCATGGAGGACCTTCTGAAGCCGCTTTCCTTTCTGGGAGTTCCGGCGAGAAGCGCATCCCTGCTCGTAGCCGTCGTGTTCCGCTTTGTCGTCATCCTGAAGGACGAGTCCGACAGAATCGTTCTGGCGCGGAAAATGCGGGGCGGAGACCGAAAAAAAAGCGGAATTTCCGGTAAAATCGCCTCGGTCGCATCGCTCTTCGTCCCCCTTGTTCTCCGAACCCTCGTCCGGGCTGACCGGCTCGCCCAAGCAATCGAGGCGCGCGGATTCGGGACCGGAAAAAATTCGCGGTACCTTCTCTGGAAAAGAGACGTCCGCGCTCTTATACTCAATGTAATGGCTCCTGTACTTGCGATTATCCTGGTATGGCTGTCTACTTTCGTCAGGATGTAG
- a CDS encoding bifunctional metallophosphatase/5'-nucleotidase, with the protein MKRKLFNAASGTAILIALAAFFFTIGSCAGTPAPKREAGKQYTLTVLHTNDHHGTVLPNGGQAGLAERATFVKGARQANDNVLLLDAGDINTGSALSNMFKGEIDIKAYNMMGYDAVAFGNHEFDKDLALIETQMSQAEFPFISANVLKANGKPLGLPYIIKDYDGFRVGVFGLTTRRTLVIASPDKSLAFADEIETAKAMVGELRDKKKCDVVILLAHMGLTAETDKHVTSEKLAQAVPGIDLIIDGHSHTAMAEALFVGTTPIVSANEWGKFVGEARLTIVDGKISAFDWKPVKINAKDKIEYAADEAVAAMIAPYKAEADATMKEVIAEASAPFEFGDRLSRKKEIALGNMVNDGAMWYFRTVLGKDPDFAFTNGGNIRAELPAGKLTREQITTVLPFDNWLYLTTMKGSDVLKLFEFIASIPQGAGAWAQVSAEARYTIDYTDPSGKGVLKNLTIRGQSVDPDKEYTFITNDYLMNGGDGYAVLKNNSGSYNTSTTLRDVIIAYAKEMKTLVPATDGRIAVIGGMTF; encoded by the coding sequence ATGAAACGGAAACTCTTCAATGCCGCGTCCGGAACGGCGATTCTGATCGCCCTGGCGGCCTTCTTTTTTACAATCGGCTCCTGCGCGGGAACTCCCGCCCCCAAGAGGGAAGCGGGAAAGCAATACACGCTGACGGTCCTGCACACCAACGACCACCACGGAACGGTTCTTCCCAACGGAGGACAGGCCGGCCTGGCCGAGCGGGCGACCTTCGTCAAGGGAGCGAGGCAAGCGAACGACAACGTCCTTTTGCTGGACGCCGGAGACATCAACACCGGAAGCGCGCTCTCCAACATGTTCAAGGGCGAAATCGACATCAAGGCGTATAACATGATGGGCTACGACGCGGTAGCCTTCGGAAACCATGAGTTCGACAAGGATCTCGCGTTGATCGAAACGCAGATGAGCCAAGCCGAATTCCCCTTCATTTCCGCGAACGTGCTGAAGGCGAACGGAAAGCCGCTGGGGCTGCCCTACATCATCAAGGACTACGACGGCTTCAGGGTCGGCGTATTCGGACTGACAACGCGCAGAACACTCGTGATCGCCAGCCCCGACAAGAGCCTCGCGTTCGCCGACGAAATCGAAACGGCGAAGGCGATGGTCGGCGAACTGAGGGACAAGAAAAAGTGCGACGTCGTGATCCTTTTGGCCCACATGGGGCTGACCGCTGAAACCGACAAGCACGTCACATCGGAGAAGCTCGCGCAGGCGGTTCCCGGAATCGACCTTATCATCGACGGGCACTCCCACACCGCGATGGCGGAAGCGCTCTTCGTCGGAACGACGCCGATCGTATCCGCCAACGAATGGGGAAAGTTCGTGGGCGAGGCCAGGCTGACCATAGTCGACGGAAAAATCTCCGCGTTCGACTGGAAGCCGGTGAAGATCAACGCGAAGGACAAAATCGAATACGCCGCCGACGAAGCGGTCGCCGCGATGATCGCGCCCTACAAGGCGGAAGCAGACGCGACGATGAAAGAGGTAATCGCGGAAGCGAGCGCTCCGTTCGAATTCGGCGACAGGCTCTCCCGCAAAAAGGAAATCGCCCTTGGCAACATGGTGAACGACGGAGCGATGTGGTATTTCCGGACGGTTCTCGGCAAGGATCCCGATTTCGCGTTCACGAACGGAGGAAACATCCGGGCGGAACTTCCGGCCGGAAAGCTGACCCGCGAGCAGATCACCACGGTGCTGCCCTTCGACAACTGGCTCTATCTGACGACCATGAAGGGAAGCGACGTGCTCAAGCTCTTCGAGTTCATCGCCTCCATACCGCAGGGTGCGGGAGCCTGGGCTCAGGTCTCCGCCGAAGCCCGCTACACGATCGACTATACCGATCCCTCCGGAAAGGGAGTCCTCAAAAACCTGACGATACGCGGGCAAAGCGTCGATCCGGACAAGGAATACACCTTCATCACCAACGACTATCTGATGAACGGAGGAGACGGGTATGCGGTCCTTAAAAACAACTCAGGATCGTACAACACCTCGACCACGCTGCGCGACGTAATCATCGCCTACGCGAAGGAAATGAAAACCCTTGTTCCGGCAACCGACGGACGAATCGCCGTAATCGGCGGAATGACCTTCTAG
- a CDS encoding ECF transporter S component, with amino-acid sequence MNNTPNTRIRKLVVTGALGALAVFLGITRLGLIPWISGASITVMHIPAIIGAILEGPLVGCGIGAIFGVFSLYQANISPVAFDAFFRNPLVSVLPRILFPLAAWGIWWAVSRWKKIPAVIAAGLGGSIIHTVLVLGMLVATNGSSVLTGGAEGVTLWAVVGMIFVANGLPEAAAAAILSTLVVAAWLGLNTRRKKSKLSEEE; translated from the coding sequence ATGAACAACACACCAAACACCCGAATCAGAAAGCTCGTCGTCACCGGCGCTCTCGGCGCTCTGGCGGTTTTTCTCGGAATCACCCGTCTCGGACTCATCCCCTGGATTTCAGGAGCTTCCATAACCGTCATGCATATTCCCGCCATCATCGGCGCGATCCTGGAAGGCCCGCTGGTCGGCTGCGGAATCGGCGCGATTTTCGGCGTATTCAGCCTGTATCAGGCCAACATCAGCCCGGTGGCCTTCGACGCCTTCTTCAGAAACCCGCTCGTTTCCGTGCTTCCGCGCATTCTCTTTCCCCTCGCCGCCTGGGGCATCTGGTGGGCAGTGTCCCGCTGGAAGAAAATCCCGGCGGTGATCGCGGCCGGCCTCGGCGGTAGCATCATCCACACCGTTCTCGTGCTCGGCATGCTCGTCGCGACCAACGGTTCGAGCGTACTGACCGGGGGCGCGGAGGGCGTGACTCTCTGGGCCGTAGTGGGTATGATATTCGTCGCGAACGGTCTGCCTGAAGCCGCCGCCGCCGCGATACTTTCGACCCTCGTCGTAGCCGCCTGGCTCGGACTCAACACCCGCCGCAAGAAATCGAAATTGTCGGAGGAAGAATGA
- the nadC gene encoding carboxylating nicotinate-nucleotide diphosphorylase, giving the protein MISGLKKSDYIPLIRRALAEDLGKNGDITSRSIFTGKEKAVFTLLAKDDGVLCGAEVFTEVFRRLDKKAKVEWYLKDGDSLAKGTVVARVSGKLVAILSGERTALNLVSHLSAVATKARRFARTAGDKPVVLDTRKTVPGLRMLQKYAVRTGGAMNHRIGLFDMILIKDNHVDAAGGIATAVSRARKRWGNTFKIEVETRSLDEVRQALEAKADRIMLDNMDNAQMKKAVELIAGKAETEASGNMTLERLMTLGETGVDFVSFGELTHTVQVFDFSLKQESTE; this is encoded by the coding sequence ATGATATCTGGACTGAAGAAATCTGATTATATTCCCCTTATCCGCCGGGCCCTGGCGGAAGATCTGGGGAAAAACGGCGACATAACCAGCCGCTCGATATTCACCGGAAAGGAAAAAGCCGTGTTCACCCTTTTGGCAAAGGACGACGGCGTGCTCTGCGGGGCGGAGGTGTTCACGGAAGTGTTCCGCCGGCTCGATAAAAAAGCGAAAGTGGAGTGGTACCTGAAAGACGGAGACTCCCTTGCCAAGGGGACGGTAGTCGCCCGGGTAAGCGGAAAACTGGTCGCGATCCTTTCCGGCGAGCGCACCGCGCTCAACCTGGTTTCGCACCTTTCCGCGGTCGCAACCAAGGCGCGCCGCTTCGCCCGGACGGCGGGAGACAAGCCCGTCGTGCTCGACACCAGAAAAACCGTGCCGGGACTCAGAATGCTTCAGAAATACGCGGTCCGCACCGGCGGTGCGATGAACCACCGCATCGGGCTGTTCGACATGATCCTCATCAAGGACAATCACGTAGACGCGGCCGGCGGAATCGCGACCGCGGTCTCCCGTGCCCGCAAGCGCTGGGGAAACACATTCAAGATCGAAGTGGAAACCCGCAGCCTGGACGAAGTCCGGCAGGCTCTCGAGGCGAAAGCTGACCGCATCATGCTCGACAATATGGACAATGCGCAAATGAAAAAGGCCGTCGAGCTCATAGCAGGAAAAGCGGAAACCGAAGCGTCCGGCAATATGACCCTCGAACGCCTGATGACGCTCGGAGAAACCGGGGTAGACTTCGTTTCCTTCGGAGAGCTGACCCATACGGTGCAGGTTTTCGACTTTTCGCTGAAACAGGAATCAACCGAATGA